One segment of Deinococcus aerolatus DNA contains the following:
- the rpmB gene encoding 50S ribosomal protein L28 — protein sequence MAKVCEVCGKGPIVVNSVIRRGKARAAGGVGRKVTGVSKRVQKPNLQPLTVTRAGTSLRLRVCSKCRKSLT from the coding sequence ATGGCGAAAGTATGCGAAGTATGCGGAAAGGGACCGATTGTCGTGAACTCGGTCATCCGCCGGGGTAAGGCCCGTGCGGCAGGCGGCGTGGGCCGCAAGGTCACCGGCGTGAGCAAGCGGGTTCAGAAGCCCAACCTCCAGCCCCTGACAGTTACCCGTGCGGGCACCAGCCTGCGCCTGCGGGTCTGCTCCAAGTGCCGCAAGAGCCTGACCTGA